GCATCCAGCCTTTTGCTAAAAGTAATCCAATTGGACTTATTATCGCAATTATTCCATAAATAAACCACATGGTTTCTGTATTTAATTCTGAAATTGGTGTATTATCCGGACAATATTTCATAATAAACCAACCGGAATAAAGACTTGTAATTACTTTAGTTAAAAACCATGGAAACTGTCCTATTCCCATATAAATACCAGTCATATTTTTTGGCGCAATTTCTGCAACCCATTGCAAGAATCTTGGTTGCCACATTGCTTCGCCGATTGTCATAATTATTAAATATGCCATAAGTGTTTCAAATGTTGGTCCTAATGCTAATATAAATGTTGGAAATGCCATTACAAATGTTCCAATTATCATCATGGTATACGTATCTTTTTTTGATGTTAAAGCAGTAACCATTGGTGTAAGTATAAAAATTAATATTGGGTTTAGGTTTACAAAAAATTCGAAATTTTCTCCCACAAATCCTTCAAAGGCGCGGCTTGTATAAAGCGGAATTGTAAGCCAATTATGTGCAAATAATGTTTGAACGAAAATTAGAATAAATACAAAGTATAAGAATCTTAAATCTTTTAATGGAAAATTTTTCAAGTAATATATAAACTTTTCTTTACCAGACATTTCTGCCATAGGATTACTTTCTTGTTTTCCATTTTTATCGGATTTTAAATCTACTAATGCTTTTGCCATTGCCTTTTTTGTGATGATAAAATATACTACAGCAATTCCGGCAACAGTTAATATTACATATACCCAAAATACACCTGTAATTTCAAATGCTTTACGAATTGGCGGAGAAATAATTCCGGGTAAAAATCCGCCAAGGTTCATAAGTGCGTAAAGCATTGCATAACCCATTGCTGAAGTTTTTTCATTTGTTAATTGCTTAACACCGGCATAGCAAGCCGGTTGATAAATTCCATAACCTAAAACTATTCCTAAAATTCCCAACATTGCATATATATGTGCGGAATTCCACAATCCCGGAATACCAATTTGAGGTGAAAGTGTTAAAATAATTCTTCCAACTAACATCAACATAAGTGCAATTAATAACGATTTTCTTAAACCGATCCAATCTACCGTTGCACCAAGAAATAACATTGCAATAGTAATTCCGGCGGTTAAAATTCCCACCATTCTTCCAGCATCAATATCATCTAAATTTATATAATCATTAAAAAATATTGCAAGTAAACCAACAACACCAAAATAAGTTAAGCCTTCCAAAACATAAGATAAATTTACTCCAAACAAAGCTTGAGAAGTTTTTGATAAATCAATAAATGGTTGTGTTAATTCCATAATTATATTATTAAAAAATGTTTGTTTTATGTCATCCGATTTT
The nucleotide sequence above comes from Ignavibacteriota bacterium. Encoded proteins:
- a CDS encoding MFS transporter encodes the protein MRDLYVVLVGLSVILYIFFVLGTARLAIQKNLNAILLSTFAAIIPIAVIYFFVNEENAFVIILIALAFPLLAFLFAFFSGEFQKSDDIKQTFFNNIIMELTQPFIDLSKTSQALFGVNLSYVLEGLTYFGVVGLLAIFFNDYINLDDIDAGRMVGILTAGITIAMLFLGATVDWIGLRKSLLIALMLMLVGRIILTLSPQIGIPGLWNSAHIYAMLGILGIVLGYGIYQPACYAGVKQLTNEKTSAMGYAMLYALMNLGGFLPGIISPPIRKAFEITGVFWVYVILTVAGIAVVYFIITKKAMAKALVDLKSDKNGKQESNPMAEMSGKEKFIYYLKNFPLKDLRFLYFVFILIFVQTLFAHNWLTIPLYTSRAFEGFVGENFEFFVNLNPILIFILTPMVTALTSKKDTYTMMIIGTFVMAFPTFILALGPTFETLMAYLIIMTIGEAMWQPRFLQWVAEIAPKNMTGIYMGIGQFPWFLTKVITSLYSGWFIMKYCPDNTPISELNTETMWFIYGIIAIISPIGLLLAKGWMQKGFKVKHND